A region of the Stigmatopora nigra isolate UIUO_SnigA chromosome 10, RoL_Snig_1.1, whole genome shotgun sequence genome:
AGTGAGGCTGTGTCTCGTCAGATGGTAACGCTGACAAAACTTCATGTCACACATGGTGCAAGCATAAGGTTTCACACCTAAATGCAGAGTATTAACAGCATTAATTGGTGCCTCTGCCACAAAGAAACAGGAAATCTTGATGTATGTCATCCGGGCTAAATTGATGTCTGTGGTTAATAACCAATGTCATACCCTAACATTAGTTACATGGGCTAATAAGTAAGCATGAGCTAAATACGTGCTTGTATACCGGAGACTATTTTCTGATCAACTTGCATTACTATACAAGTCAGTCATGTCATTGGTGCTAATGTACTAAATCTGCACCATAAGCAATGTGCTAGAACACAGAAATTTAACAGATGTTGCAGTGTTCTAACAGTGTGGCTGTCTTAGGATTGGCAGGCGCATACCCATATGAGTGAGGCTGTGTCTCGCCAGGTGGTAGCGCTGAAAAAACCTCTTGTCACACATGGTGCAAGCGTACGGCTTCACCCCTATGCACACAAAGTACCAGCTTTAGCAAGGAAAAGACATGAATCAACTGCCGAAAATGATCGATGCTCAACTTTACTAATTGTTTAGTAAAGTTCGGTTGCACTCATCAGCGCTTAGTTTTCTGCAGAGATTCCACAGGTGAGGAAGGTCATCTGCCATTCCAATTGAACATGACTTTTCCCTATAGTAACCATGATTGCTAATTCTCAAGTCActcttcaaatttcaaaatgataaaagcaataaaaatcaTCTGGAGAAGAAAACAAACCAATCTGCAAACCTAGAACATGCAAATCCAAAGGAAGAATTGAGGTCCTAAATGGACACATTCCGCGAAGCACAGCTGTCAATAGCCAATAGGGGATTTcttgatttccttttttttttcttcattttttttttcgacgCTGATCGCAGGTTTGACAATTTTAGGCAGTTGGTAAACTATGCACAATATAACATCTGCATtgcaaaattaataaaattttaACACTGTATACAGCAGTAAAGGTATACCAACAAAGACTATTACAGCAATCTAATGACAAAACACTAGAAATGTTCTCATCAGTAATTCATTATCTACAAAAGTTATTTTGATGCCAAAAGGCAACTCCAGTATACATTTGAATGTGTGGGtgacatatttaatatttttttatgtaaccaaaatcaattattttatattcCTCACAATGATTAAATAGCAATTAAGATGGTGAAATACTTGTAGCAACCTTAGCTGATGTGAAAAATTATCAAAAACTAAAAGCCTATCTAGGAAACATTCTCTTCGGTAGTGGAACCCGGATTTACGAACACCACAATGCCCCAACTACTCAATTTAATAACCAAAGGAGATTACTTTTGTGTCCCATAGCAAATGTGTTTCATGCCAAATGGTGCAGCCATTCTCTGATTGCTTTTAGCTGCTCACTCTACTTTGCTCAGCAGACTACATACTACCACTACTTTATTTATCAAGTATTAGCATTTCAaaagttaaccaaaaaaaatcatttgcatATCAAGTTGTTGTCAAGAGAAGACAATGATGAAGTacagaataaaaatgtaatgtaaagtaACTGCTGGCTCAACAGACGTGCTAAATTTGAGGAGACCGCTTGTAAAGCACAACAAAAAATTATGTGTGCTGCAGTtggcttattttattttacatgcgTTACTGACCTATTTAGAATTGTACATTTTACTGTTTTATTGTTGATCATAATAGTTCTAAATGCATCAGAGGGACTTGTGacagtgtttgtgtgggtggtggtgggacatatttttttttagaaagcgGCTATTGAAGATTATTGAGAGATCATGTCTTGTTTGAAAATGTGTATTGAAAAGCCTTATATTGTCTTTAAAGTGTACAAAGATCTACTACACTGGGACTTTTGTCGAGTCTATAAcacattgttcattttttttaatgggaaaattcAATATAGAAATGTTTCCATTTCCAAACCCCATTCCAGAACTATTTCAGTTCGTAAATTGGGGTTCCACTGTATTAGGCAAGATTCTTTGTTGCcgcaataaaaaattaaaaaataataagttaagCATCATCCAAACTTCCTATTTTACATAAACAAAATAGGAAGGGAACTTACCTTTAGACTACTATACTATTTAAATTACACAGTTGAAATCAAACATTTTATGCCACATGGTGACAGTCACAATTCTAAAGCAACGGCATGACAAAGAGTGTGACCTatatctcatttaaaaaaaaaaaaaaacgacgtacCTGTATGGGTGAGACTGTGTCTTTCCAGTTGGTAACGTTGTATAAACCTCATGTCACACATGGTACAAGCATAGGGCTTCACTcctgaataaaatacaaatatgttagatgcattttaaaaaaatcaagacatAAAAGTTAAAAGATAAGAAATTGGGTGATTTGTAAGAACATGCTATCTAATTGTATACTGTCGAGACATTACGCCAGATAAAACTGGCAGACATCATAAGTTTTATAActcaataaaatgaatgagagttcaagaaatatatacagtatgtaGGAGCTACTTTAATAACGTTTCGTCTCAGTGCAGACAGTGGTCAATGGTCTAATATTGAAGATTGTGCAAATGCATCATTTCAATGGTCAAGCAGCCAAATACTTATTCAATTAAAGGAAATAGAAATTGACATACTGGAATTACAGACTACTGATGTCTGCCATCAAATCTTGTGTAATGTGCCCACCATTGATGTGTCCTATGATGTTCCATGATAATAAACATGCTATGGTAACATTACAGTTTCAGTTGCAAAGGGGGATATTTTTTGCAGTGGACAGTTTTCCAACAAAGCCTACAGTGTTAATAGACTTTCCATCAATTATATAATCATGTTATTTGTAGGAAATGGGactcaaaaaaaataagttactCATGTTGTTGGTTGGCAATATTCAACGTTTTTAAAGTAAAGGGGGAACAAATGAGGCATACCGGTATGAGTGAGGCTGTGTCTTGCCAAATGGTAACGTTGGAAGAACCTCATGTCACACATGGAGCAAGCGTACGGCTTCACCCCTGAATGCATACAGTACCAAACTTTATTAAAGTGCTCCCGTCAACTAGAAATACATATGTATTGTTTACATGTATGACttaatttgggggaaaaacatgCTATGGATACAATCATATCTATCATGTTTCGAGTCACACACTTATTGATCTTGAGCAGCGCTTCCACTGCATGACACCTACACGGACAACATAAATAGTTAGAGAATTGGACAACGAATTGGAGTACTCCAAAGAATTGGAGTACAACAAGGCAGTGTCCAGGTGAAGTTAACCAATAGGGTATACTAAATTAtcatgtctttttcttttttaaatgtattcaagtTGTGTTACAAGGGAGGGCAAATTTGCAGGGCTTTGTCACTTATGGTCTCGGTCACTAAACTTGGAAACCGAGCAGGTATGGGAACCTGGTTTTGACAGTAAAAAGAGGTTAATAGAGAGTATAACCGTGTAGGGATCGTGCAGTGGAAATGCCTTTGTGTCTCCGTGCTCTGACAGCTAGGGTGAGGCCTATACACTAAAACACTCCACTGTGTGATAACATGAGAGAAGTTAGGAATAAACATGTACCAGTATGTGTCAGAGTGTGTCTTGCCAGGTGGTATCTCTGGAAAAATCTCATGTCACACATGGAGCAAGCATATGGCTTCACCCCTGTACACACAGagcaaaaatgttttgtaaagaGAAAAACGCAACACCACAATCATCTCAACAGGACACGCCCTGTTATTATGTATCCAGACATGCCAAGGGCACTAGCATAAGTATATGACACTAGACGCATAGACCTATTGTTTTCTAGTCTTTCACAATACGGGTTAAGAAAGTTCTAACTTTAAACATGTTTATCTTTGGGATAAAGTCAGAATGTGGCAACTCCATGGAAGCAGCTCCCTGGAACAACAGTTTCATGTTATAAGTTGAATAGTAACCAGCAAGAAGATAAAAAGGCAAGAAAAGGCCAATGGAGGTAGTAATTCAAGCAATCAGGGAGGGTTAATGACTGTTGGGCCAGTATAAAGGTTTACCGGTGTGAGTGAGACTGTGTCTTGCCAAGTGGTAGCGTTGGAAAAATCTCATGTCACAAATGGAGCAAGCGTATGGCTTCACCCCTACACACAAAAAGTATGTCAGTATTAACTTGAAACAACAAATCAGAACCATCAACTCTTCCCTCACGGTGGCTCTCATACATTCAAAAATCCTTCCAGCAACTAATGCTTTGACGTGTGCAATGGTTAGGTAACTTGCCATCAGccacattaaaatgtgtgtgaAGATAGTTTTAGGGGAACAAATTGATAACGCAAAACAGCAGTACTAGAGCATTCAGCGGGGGAAAAGCTGACGTTTCATACTTTTACATGTACACGTATGCAAGATAGAATTGGATGAAAATTGTCtgtcagaacatgtctggatacATCGTTATTTTCTTCCTAAcatttctatatatgtatatatttatgtgtgttttAAAGTAAGTTAATGGCAATATATCTTTACTCTGTCTTTGAAAGAGTGGAGGCACTTCTACAAAAATCTATTGGAGAAGCTAGTGTAAGCGGACGCATACCAGTATGAGTGAGGCTGTGTCTTGCCAGATGGTAACGTTGGAAGAACCTCATGTCACACATGGAGCAAGCGTACGGCTTCACCCCTATATACACAAAGTGACACATTAGCGACGACCTGACTTTGGGATTAAAAGGGACAATCATTAAACGCTTCCTTAGATCCAATTGTGTCTTCTGTTAAATGGAAGGATTTGTTGTGTGAAATCATGACACAAGAACAGCCACACGATGTGAGCCAAGCATGCGTGAACGACACAAACAAGTCAGCAGCAAGACAGCAAAGAAAGGTGGGATACAGCGATCACACTGGCTAGCGAAAGCAGACTCATTCGCACAACTAGTGACTAATGAATGACCTTTTCCACTGGGGAgagtgttgtttattttttttgcttaaggcCAGGCTGCAAAGTGATGACCTGCCCTGACAGTTACGCTTGTCATTCAATTCCTGCTTCTAACGCACAACATTGAAAATAGACCTAAAAACCTTCATTAAAAATCCACCAGAGATAATTAGAACTTAACTACATGAGCTACAGTCGTTGTTGTGCATGTATATGAGGATAGACATCAAGAGACACCATGAAATTGCTTCAATAAAATGCTGGATGAAGGACAACACTGCAAACCAACTGTAACTTAATTCTAACAGGACATTACTTCAAACTGGCAGTGAAGGCTAAAAGCAAGTTGCTGCGTGAATATCACAGATGTAAATTCATCAATCtatcattttccgtaccgcttatccccacaaggttttgggatgtaggaggaaaccggagtacccggagaaaatccacgcatgctccacacaggaaggtccgaaCCTGGGATCGTACCCTTGATCTAAGAACTTCGAGGCCCAAGCGCTAACCAGTCAGTCAAATGGCTGCACGTGAATTAATTAATAAGAAttgttgaaaatattaaaattccattttaCACGAAGCCATCGACAGatcacaaaaatatacaatgcAAAGAAACTAAACCCTCTCATCATGGCTCTGGAACAGATCTGGATATTTGACCAGGAACATTTTGATTctgtcaggatttttttttgtcctggccAACACAAAACAGACAACAGCTCTCAAAAAAGGAGCAATTACTTTGCCATTGTCTTTTTCCGCTGTAGCACTTAAAGCACAACCTTCAACTCAAATGAAGTATATTCACACACCAACTTGCCCAGCCACACGAAATACTGATTTTGAAACATATTTCTCCGTCAATGGAAATTCCATTATTATATCAATGTAATATAtcaacaatagaaaaaaaacaatactgtgGTAGCAACTCCCTTGTTAACATCATACAAGAATTTCCAGTATGAAGCCCATGTTATTGGAATGTCAATATTGCAGATTTGAAGACAGTTCTAAAGTACGTGTATGTTTCTGATACTGGTGTATAAGTGTGTGATAAAGGTATAGTCCAACTTCAAATGAGTTGCAAGGCAATGAGATGACAGCTCACGTGCTAATATAATGTGTTAAGATAGTATATAGaggaaaatattggaaaaacTATATTCAAGTTTAGCTTGAATCTTGTGTATATAAAAGATTCCACAGGGTGTCCTTAACAGAGCAATTtgcaacaatttttttttctcatgtataCTATCTTTCAAATTATCATTCTTCTGGTCAAGGGTTAGACAAAATCCGTGATCCAGATGGATTAGATATCGGCTAAGGCCCAGTGTTAGTACTTAAGGCTAGCCATTGCTTGTGATGGTGTGTACATGAAGCAATTGAGATTAGGATGAATTTTTATGAGATTATAAGAGCAATTTGCTATGCCAAATCATGGTTGGATTGAgaactttccccaaagaatttaaaattcaagaaaaaacatcctaaaatgAGGTAGATTGTGGCTTGAAAACCCCAATAAATTagtctttttaaatattaatatacaagcagatttatttttatgtaaattgaTGCCACCACAAAGCACACCATCTTGATTTGTTGATATCAGTAGAGATATGGAGCTACAGGCTTCACTAACAGATGTCACGACGGCAACCAAGCATATTATCCATTAGTGGATTTCCGTTCAGTTGTTGTTCTGAATATGCATGTGGCGCAGTTGTAGTAGGCATAGGcaatacatattttcatgtttttgttttttctgatgTTATAACAGTGAAGAAAAACATTAACTGAAGCCAGATTTTGCAGGTAATATTTTAGCCACTCAAATGGTATCACACATTTTTCAGCaccctcttgtgaggataagcggtacggaaaaagaatgaatgaataggtgCTGTCATATACCTTCCGCCATAAGGCTTAGAACCGTTAGCATTGTGGATCTTTGGGTTTAGCCAAGTTTCCATGATCATCAAAACTGCAtgttttgtgattattttatgAAAGTGAATGTGTTTAAATTGTTGAAACtgtcttccaaaaaaaagttcttccCTGATATTCTTGTCAACGAACAAAAGGTTCCAAGTCTTTCAACCCTCTTTTgcataaaagacaaaatgaatcaCTGCATGCAGTTCAAGCGTGGTTGCAAAAGAGTAAATCTTGTCTTCCTTAAAACGTTTGACTCAGTATCAAGAAACCATTGTGCATGATAACAAGTAGAATCCAAACATTTGGAATTGATGTGTAGTTTGTGCATTCTGTACAAGTCCAAATATTAAAAGCTGCACTGAAACAACTCATGACAATAAGCAAGGGTTTTCATTACTTGACATTGATGGACCACAATGAGACATCCTCTCTGGAGTAGGTTTACTTGATGCTGAGGAAATAGAACTTAAAAGACTTCAAATGCTGATAGAGAGAATTCACAAAATATCTGActgatcagatttttttttttgcatggtggcTTTGTTGGAAATTACTGTCCACAGACAAAAGAAACTCTGAACACCCAACCATTATTTCAAGTGTCAGACTGAGAGGTAGTTTGGAGTGTATATGCAATATGGGTACGGTTAAAAGACGCATACCCGTGTGAATGAGGCTGTGTCTCTCCAGGTGGTAACGCTGAATAAACCTCATGTCACATACGGCACAAGCATACGGCTTCTCCCCTAAACCGAAGAGCACCAGTTTTAGTTCAAGCCCCCACAGTAACCACTAAAAACTGTGAGGCAAAACCTATTATACCAAACAGGCAATTTTAAGCCTGAACATTGCTATATCCAAACTATTTTAAATGTGCCATATTGAAAGCACTAAGATCAATAGCATAAAGCATACCTGTGTGAATGAGGATATGTCTTTTCAGGTGGTATCCGCTCCTAAATGCTCCGTAGCAGTGATCACAAATAAAGTTTTTCTGCACTTTGGAAGATGGACCATTCTCATCTCCACCTGTCCCCTGAGGAGGACAATAATAAATAGTCATTTAGCAACACTCCTTGTGCACCAGTCGTAAACTAATATGTTTGTTTCCATACCTTTCCCCGACAATCTCGTCaatgaaaagtaaaacaaagtcatacatatataaatatcctACAGTCGAGGTGTACTTTTGGAACTTTTTCAGGATAGGGAAGAAATTTACATTCCCTTCCAAACGGCCATGGTGCTGCTCCCCATACTATCCACACAACTGCTGTTATTGTGCAGTGCTCTGCCGCACTCCCCTCCCCCCGCTTTCCTCTCCAGAGGCCTCCACCCCCTCCATGTCTTCCTTACACtcctccccccacccccacacacacaaacaaatgtgCAGACTAGGGAGAGCCCCAAGAGGGGGAGCGCGCCGAGACCGTTCCCTGTTTTGCAATCACAGTCACTGACcttccctcccctcccctcttgTTCTCTCACTTTACAGGGCGCCACTGATttcctgttcttttttttctgctgcagGTCTTCATTGGTCCTCATGTCCTTCTCGTCCAGCAGGCGCGGCGCTTGGAATTCACCCTCCTTCCGTATCAGCTAAAATAAAGCACACAGAATGGAGAATGACTTCAAATTTTGCTGAgtttctttatctttttttttttaaacccctttACATTTCCTACATGTATCATTCACAAATCCAGTACTGAAAATGTGCAGAATTTGCCCGGTTTGAACAAACGGTCCAAACTTTtccaatatttaaaatgtgtcatctaAAGAAAGCAATGCAACCCGTATTTTTCCAGTGATTTATCCTAACCAGAGGTGGACAGCTCATGCCAGAGGGGAGGATCATGTGACTCTGGGGACCACGGTCAGATCCGTCTCTCTGTGGCGGTGCGTGTCCGAGTGGGGCCATCATCTTTTTGGGTGGAGCTGCCATGGTGCTAGCCTGCATCAAGGCCATGCTGGAGAGCACCGCTTCACAGCCAAGCAGACCGGCCTGGGAAGTTACACATTTAGGATTAAGCGTCAGGCGGCCTTGCAGCTAACTGCACAGCATTGATCAACGACCACATCCTGAGTGACATAAGAGTGATCATCAAAAGTGACTTGCAACCACTTTGGTGTTATAAAACACAAACCCATTTCATATGGTCGCGGACTGAGCTGCTGGGCAGATGTGACATTGCTGTTGTAACGGTGTGTGTGAGCGCAGGGACAGGGGTGGGGACAAGGTCATCCAGAGAGCCGTCAGTCAGGATGGTCAGGCTGGTGGGAAGCCACACCCACCTCACTCATCTAGCATTCAAactgaagaagaggaggatgtGGATGAAATAGACAACACGTGGAATAAGAACAGCAtcatttattgtctttataACTACGTGTTCCCTATGGCTCACGTTTATTCAAGTACTGGCTCGTGGTATGATACATGTATCATTTTTATAATCAAAATTGACACAATTAAGCCATATTGCAGTATAATGGGGCTCTTATTGGCTACAAGGATCTTAGATCAAATGTGATGACATGGTAAATAATCTATACTCCTAATCAATAATCAATACAGAAATATATGGAAATAACCGACAACATAAATATAATGGAACGTGTTGACGGAGTATTGTGATATGGATTCATATGAGAAAAATACTTTTAGTCCACCACAATGTTGTAAAAATGATAAACAATTGCATTTCATTGGTCTTTTCCcgtgtcttttattttgttggcTGAAACAATGGTCAAAAATATGAAACGTAGTGAAGTACGAGTGGTTATAAATTAATTCTCAGATTTGACTAAAATCTAAACAGGATATTTGCAAAACGTTCCATAATAATGGGGGTCCAGAATTGCTACTAATTATTTTACTTGGCTTAATGCATATAGTTGATAAATGGTTGAGATCAAGAACAATGGTCGCAACCAAAGTTAAACATATACCAACTACATTGTAAGTATTTGCATGCTACATTTAGCTTGCTTAGCTAACCTTCTCACCACTTGTTACTGTGTAATAAAACGAACATCACtacttttgaagacaaaatGATAGATTTTGGACCGTGTTATGGGTAAAATTGACCCTTAGTACATTTTATTcaggaaaaatgtaaatataatttCTACATTTTGCAGGGCACGGCCTTCGCGCTCCAACCAAACCTGACGCTGGTTTAGCGGAGGTTGAACGGGCCACTTCAATCTTACAAATCGCATGCTATTTTCCGTcacttcatcttttttttacacgtACAAGCCCGACGAAAGTATTCGCCGAGAAGAGAGATTGAAACGAATGTGTTTTCTCCGTGAATGTTGAAGACAAAGCGCAAGGCGCTCGAGACTAGATGGGGGCGATAACGACGCTCATAATGGCCGTCGTGCAGACTCCCCCTTTCGACGAACAAGCTAACGTTAGCCACCCGAGCTAAAACATCGAGTAAATGTCTCTCATCCAGTCTGGCCCTTAGGAGGGCGTCTAGAGCggaacagaaaaatgaaatgcaaaaaccCAGCGAGTGCAGAAAAGGCAAATCAAAGCGTGATCGGTTACCTTGCAGCTTATTTCGGCCGACGATTTTCCAAGAGCGTCTAGTTTACAAACACAGGAAACGCCACAGGATGTAAGGACCCACTCCCCCACGCAGCAGCAACAGCATAGCCCGAGCCTCCTCGAGCCAAGAGATCATCTTCTTCAATCACCCAGTGGCCTCAACGAGCTCCTATACGTTTTTTGGAAGCATTTAGACAGTCGATCGCGGCATTGACTCTGCGTTTTGATTCTAATGGtgcggttgttgttgttgttttttttcgtgGGAGTAGCCCTCGCGCAATTTACTGCGGACAGAGGTGCGATCATACACTGAGAGAAGCAGATGGAGGAAGGGAAGAAGGGGAGGAGAGTAGTACTCCGCTGTTGTCAGGCCATTCTCACGTCCTACGTCACACCTAATATTTCTCAccccagaaaaaatatataactcgACT
Encoded here:
- the znf740a gene encoding uncharacterized protein znf740a isoform X13, with the translated sequence MSHLPSSSVRDHMKWAGLLGCEAVLSSMALMQASTMAAPPKKMMAPLGHAPPQRDGSDRGPQSHMILPSGMSCPPLLIRKEGEFQAPRLLDEKDMRTNEDLQQKKKNRKSVAPCKGTGGDENGPSSKVQKNFICDHCYGAFRSGYHLKRHILIHTGVKPYACSMCDMRFFQRYHLARHSLTHTGVKPYACSICDMRFFQRYHLARHSLTHTGVKPYACSMCDMRFFQRYHLARHTLTHTGVKPYACSMCDMRFFQRYHLARHSLTHTGVKPYACTMCDMRFIQRYQLERHSLTHTGVKPYACTMCDKRFFQRYHLARHSLTHMGVKPYACTMCDMKFCQRYHLTRHSLTHTGVKPYACTICDKRFFQRYHLARHSLTHMGVKPFACTMCDMRFVQRYHLARHSLTHTGVKPYACTMCDKRFFQRYHLARHSLTHLGVKPFACTMCDMRFVQRYHLARHSLTHTGVKPYACSMCDMRFIQRNHLERHSLTHTGEKPFACDMCDMRFIQRYHLERHKRVHSGEKPYQCERCQQNFSRTDRLLRHRRLCQGRGVAKVENQPCCEPRQYAQEAPPAPPTWSPMHPPTGRLAV
- the znf740a gene encoding uncharacterized protein znf740a isoform X12, with amino-acid sequence MSHLPSSSVRDHMKWAGLLGCEAVLSSMALMQASTMAAPPKKMMAPLGHAPPQRDGSDRGPQSHMILPSGMSCPPLLIRKEGEFQAPRLLDEKDMRTNEDLQQKKKNRKSVAPCKVREQEGRGGKGTGGDENGPSSKVQKNFICDHCYGAFRSGYHLKRHILIHTGVKPYACSMCDMRFFQRYHLARHSLTHTGVKPYACSICDMRFFQRYHLARHSLTHTGVKPYACSMCDMRFFQRYHLARHTLTHTGVKPYACSMCDMRFFQRYHLARHSLTHTGVKPYACTMCDMRFIQRYQLERHSLTHTGVKPYACTMCDKRFFQRYHLARHSLTHMGVKPYACTMCDMKFCQRYHLTRHSLTHTGVKPYACTICDKRFFQRYHLARHSLTHMGVKPFACTMCDMRFVQRYHLARHSLTHTGVKPYACTMCDKRFFQRYHLARHSLTHLGVKPFACTMCDMRFVQRYHLARHSLTHTGVKPYACSMCDMRFIQRNHLERHSLTHTGEKPFACDMCDMRFIQRYHLERHKRVHSGEKPYQCERCQQNFSRTDRLLRHRRLCQGRGVAKVENQPCCEPRQYAQEAPPAPPTWSPMHPPTGRLAV
- the znf740a gene encoding uncharacterized protein znf740a isoform X9, giving the protein MSHLPSSSVRDHMKWAGLLGCEAVLSSMALMQASTMAAPPKKMMAPLGHAPPQRDGSDRGPQSHMILPSGMSCPPLLIRKEGEFQAPRLLDEKDMRTNEDLQQKKKNRKSVAPCKVREQEGRGGKGTGGDENGPSSKVQKNFICDHCYGAFRSGYHLKRHILIHTGEKPYACAVCDMRFIQRYHLERHSLIHTGVKPYACSMCDMRFFQRYHLARHSLTHTGVKPYACSICDMRFFQRYHLARHSLTHTGVKPYACSMCDMRFFQRYHLARHSLTHTGVKPYACTMCDMRFIQRYQLERHSLTHTGVKPYACTMCDKRFFQRYHLARHSLTHMGVKPYACTMCDMKFCQRYHLTRHSLTHTGVKPYACTICDKRFFQRYHLARHSLTHMGVKPFACTMCDMRFVQRYHLARHSLTHTGVKPYACTMCDKRFFQRYHLARHSLTHLGVKPFACTMCDMRFVQRYHLARHSLTHTGVKPYACSMCDMRFIQRNHLERHSLTHTGEKPFACDMCDMRFIQRYHLERHKRVHSGEKPYQCERCQQNFSRTDRLLRHRRLCQGRGVAKVENQPCCEPRQYAQEAPPAPPTWSPMHPPTGRLAV
- the znf740a gene encoding uncharacterized protein znf740a isoform X8: MSHLPSSSVRDHMKWAGLLGCEAVLSSMALMQASTMAAPPKKMMAPLGHAPPQRDGSDRGPQSHMILPSGMSCPPLLIRKEGEFQAPRLLDEKDMRTNEDLQQKKKNRKSVAPCKVREQEGRGGKGTGGDENGPSSKVQKNFICDHCYGAFRSGYHLKRHILIHTGEKPYACAVCDMRFIQRYHLERHSLIHTGVKPYACSMCDMRFFQRYHLARHSLTHTGVKPYACSICDMRFFQRYHLARHSLTHTGVKPYACSMCDMRFFQRYHLARHTLTHTGVKPYACSMCDMRFFQRYHLARHSLTHTGVKPYACTMCDMRFIQRYQLERHSLTHTGVKPYACTMCDKRFFQRYHLARHSLTHMGVKPYACTMCDMKFCQRYHLTRHSLTHTGVKPYACTICDKRFFQRYHLARHSLTHMGVKPFACTMCDMRFVQRYHLARHSLTHTGVKPYACTMCDKRFFQRYHLARHSLTHLGVKPFACTMCDMRFVQRYHLARHSLTHTGEKPFACDMCDMRFIQRYHLERHKRVHSGEKPYQCERCQQNFSRTDRLLRHRRLCQGRGVAKVENQPCCEPRQYAQEAPPAPPTWSPMHPPTGRLAV
- the znf740a gene encoding uncharacterized protein znf740a isoform X24 encodes the protein MSHLPSSSVRDHMKWAGLLGCEAVLSSMALMQASTMAAPPKKMMAPLGHAPPQRDGSDRGPQSHMILPSGMSCPPLLIRKEGEFQAPRLLDEKDMRTNEDLQQKKKNRKSVAPCKVREQEGRGGKGTGGDENGPSSKVQKNFICDHCYGAFRSGYHLKRHILIHTGEKPYACAVCDMRFIQRYHLERHSLIHTGVKPYACSMCDMRFFQRYHLARHSLTHTGVKPYACSICDMRFFQRYHLARHSLTHTGVKPYACSMCDMRFFQRYHLARHTLTHTGVKPYACSMCDMRFFQRYHLARHSLTHTGVKPYACTMCDMRFIQRYQLERHSLTHTGVKPYACTMCDKRFFQRYHLARHSLTHMGVKPYACTMCDMKFCQRYHLTRHSLTHTGVKPYACTICDKRFFQRYHLARHSLTHMGVKPYACSMCDMRFIQRNHLERHSLTHTGEKPFACDMCDMRFIQRYHLERHKRVHSGEKPYQCERCQQNFSRTDRLLRHRRLCQGRGVAKVENQPCCEPRQYAQEAPPAPPTWSPMHPPTGRLAV
- the znf740a gene encoding uncharacterized protein znf740a isoform X23, encoding MSHLPSSSVRDHMKWAGLLGCEAVLSSMALMQASTMAAPPKKMMAPLGHAPPQRDGSDRGPQSHMILPSGMSCPPLLIRKEGEFQAPRLLDEKDMRTNEDLQQKKKNRKSVAPCKVREQEGRGGKGTGGDENGPSSKVQKNFICDHCYGAFRSGYHLKRHILIHTGEKPYACAVCDMRFIQRYHLERHSLIHTGVKPYACSMCDMRFFQRYHLARHSLTHTGVKPYACSICDMRFFQRYHLARHSLTHTGVKPYACSMCDMRFFQRYHLARHTLTHTGVKPYACSMCDMRFFQRYHLARHSLTHTGVKPYACTMCDMRFIQRYQLERHSLTHTGVKPYACTMCDKRFFQRYHLARHSLTHMGVKPYACTMCDMKFCQRYHLTRHSLTHTGVKPFACTMCDMRFVQRYHLARHSLTHTGVKPYACSMCDMRFIQRNHLERHSLTHTGEKPFACDMCDMRFIQRYHLERHKRVHSGEKPYQCERCQQNFSRTDRLLRHRRLCQGRGVAKVENQPCCEPRQYAQEAPPAPPTWSPMHPPTGRLAV
- the znf740a gene encoding uncharacterized protein znf740a isoform X4; its protein translation is MSHLPSSSVRDHMKWAGLLGCEAVLSSMALMQASTMAAPPKKMMAPLGHAPPQRDGSDRGPQSHMILPSGMSCPPLLIRKEGEFQAPRLLDEKDMRTNEDLQQKKKNRKSVAPCKVREQEGRGGKGTGGDENGPSSKVQKNFICDHCYGAFRSGYHLKRHILIHTGEKPYACAVCDMRFIQRYHLERHSLIHTGVKPYACSMCDMRFFQRYHLARHSLTHTGVKPYACSICDMRFFQRYHLARHSLTHTGVKPYACSMCDMRFFQRYHLARHTLTHTGVKPYACSMCDMRFFQRYHLARHSLTHTGVKPYACTMCDMRFIQRYQLERHSLTHTGVKPYACTMCDKRFFQRYHLARHSLTHMGVKPYACTMCDMKFCQRYHLTRHSLTHTGVKPYACTICDKRFFQRYHLARHSLTHMGVKPYACTMCDKRFFQRYHLARHSLTHLGVKPFACTMCDMRFVQRYHLARHSLTHTGVKPYACSMCDMRFIQRNHLERHSLTHTGEKPFACDMCDMRFIQRYHLERHKRVHSGEKPYQCERCQQNFSRTDRLLRHRRLCQGRGVAKVENQPCCEPRQYAQEAPPAPPTWSPMHPPTGRLAV